The following coding sequences are from one Salvia hispanica cultivar TCC Black 2014 chromosome 3, UniMelb_Shisp_WGS_1.0, whole genome shotgun sequence window:
- the LOC125209817 gene encoding uncharacterized protein LOC125209817, whose translation MKLKRERHDWPSEWRKPVEQSSIPVGEAPTEKLHAAAAAGEAKKSGRQPSPDASEEKRAAAGFSQEDIRTRRIIGRGTERQGLYYVDEMAHQGSAAMLAHGSATREAWLWHRRYGHPSHGYFKLLFPKFSHFKNFDCESCVLAKSHRQSFKSSETRVKSLFSLVHADV comes from the exons ATGAAACTCAAAAGGGAAAGGCACGATTGGCCATCGGAGTGGAGGAAGCCGGTGGAACAGAGTTCAATTCCCGTGGGAGAGGCGCCGACGGAGAAACTCcacgcggcggcggcggcaggcGAGGCGAAGAAGTCGGGCAGGCAGCCTTCGCCGGACGCGTCGGAGGAGAAGAGAGCGGCGGCGGGATTTTCCCAGGAG GATATCAGGACGAGGAGGATaattgggcgtggcactgagcgTCAAGGCCTCTACTATGTTGACGAGATGGCTCACCAAGGGAGTGCCGCAATGCTGGCTCACGGATCTGCGACTCGAGAAGCTTGGTTGTGGCATAGACGTTATGGTCACCCATCTCAtggttattttaaattactttttcctaagttttctcattttaagaACTTTGATTGCGAATCTTGTGTTTTGGCCAAAAGCCACAGACAATCGTTTAAGTCATCTGAAACTCGAGTTAAGAGTCTTTTTTCTTTGGTACATGCTGATGTCTAG